The Enterobacter asburiae genome window below encodes:
- a CDS encoding NarK family nitrate/nitrite MFS transporter — MSHSSAPERENGAVITDWRPEEPAFWQQRGHRVASRNLWISVPCLLLAFCVWMLFSAVAVNLPKVGFTFTTDQLFMLTALPSLSGALLRVPYAFMVPVFGGRRWTAFSTGIMIVPCVWLGFAVQDTSTPFSVFVIISLLCGFAGANFASSMANISFFFPKAKQGGALGINGGLGNMGVSVMQLIAPLAISVSIFAAFGGGGVEQADGSSLYLQNAAWIWVPFLVVFTLAAWFFMNDLSASKASLSEQLPVLKRGHLWVMALLYLATFGSFIGFSAGFAMLSKTQFPEIQILHFAFFGPFIGALARSLGGMVSDRLGGTRVTLVNFVVMAVFCALLFLTLPANGQGGNFIAFFGVFMVLFLTAGLGSASTFQMISVIFRKLTMDRVKAQGGTEEQAMREAATDTAAALGFISAIGAIGGFFIPKAFGISLDLTGSPAGAMKVFLVFYIACVVITWLVYGRNTKKNK, encoded by the coding sequence ATGAGTCACTCATCCGCTCCCGAAAGGGAAAATGGTGCCGTTATTACAGACTGGCGTCCAGAGGAGCCGGCGTTCTGGCAACAGCGCGGCCATCGTGTAGCAAGCCGGAATCTATGGATTTCCGTGCCGTGTTTGTTATTAGCGTTTTGCGTATGGATGTTGTTTAGCGCGGTGGCGGTCAATCTGCCGAAAGTTGGGTTTACGTTTACGACCGATCAGCTGTTTATGCTGACCGCGCTGCCGTCGCTGTCAGGCGCGCTGCTGCGTGTGCCTTACGCGTTTATGGTGCCGGTGTTTGGCGGACGTCGCTGGACGGCGTTCAGCACGGGCATCATGATCGTCCCCTGCGTCTGGCTCGGCTTCGCGGTGCAGGATACCTCTACGCCGTTTAGCGTGTTCGTGATTATCTCCCTGCTGTGCGGTTTTGCGGGCGCGAACTTCGCCTCCAGCATGGCGAACATCAGCTTCTTCTTCCCGAAAGCGAAGCAGGGCGGCGCGCTGGGCATTAACGGCGGTCTGGGGAACATGGGCGTCAGCGTGATGCAGCTCATTGCCCCGCTGGCGATCTCGGTCTCCATTTTTGCGGCCTTTGGCGGCGGTGGCGTTGAGCAGGCGGATGGTTCTTCCCTCTATCTGCAAAACGCAGCCTGGATCTGGGTACCTTTCCTGGTGGTCTTCACTCTGGCAGCCTGGTTCTTTATGAATGACCTTTCCGCATCGAAGGCGTCGCTGAGCGAACAGCTGCCGGTGCTGAAGCGTGGACACCTCTGGGTGATGGCGCTGCTGTATCTGGCCACCTTCGGTTCGTTTATCGGCTTCTCCGCGGGCTTCGCGATGCTGTCGAAAACGCAGTTCCCGGAGATTCAGATCCTGCACTTTGCCTTCTTCGGACCGTTTATTGGCGCCCTGGCGCGTTCGCTGGGCGGCATGGTCTCTGACCGTCTCGGCGGCACCCGCGTGACGCTGGTTAACTTCGTCGTGATGGCGGTCTTCTGCGCGCTGCTGTTCCTGACGCTGCCAGCCAACGGGCAGGGCGGTAACTTTATTGCCTTCTTCGGCGTGTTTATGGTGCTGTTCCTGACGGCCGGGCTGGGAAGTGCTTCCACGTTCCAGATGATCTCCGTGATCTTCCGTAAGCTGACGATGGATCGCGTGAAGGCGCAGGGCGGCACAGAAGAGCAGGCCATGCGCGAAGCGGCGACGGATACGGCTGCGGCGCTGGGCTTTATCTCTGCCATCGGCGCGATTGGCGGCTTCTTTATCCCGAAAGCGTTCGGTATCTCTCTGGACCTGACCGGCTCTCCGGCCGGTGCCATGAAGGTCTTCCTCGTCTTCTATATCGCCTGCGTTGTGATTACGTGGCTGGTATATGGCCGAAATACCAAGAAAAATAAGTAA
- the narX gene encoding nitrate/nitrite two-component system sensor histidine kinase NarX, with protein sequence MLKRCLSPLTLVNQLALIVLLSTAIGVTGMAISGWLVQGVQGNAHAINEAGSLRMQSYRLLASVPLTQDDRPLIDEMERTVFSPELENAAIRAGQQSQLNALQGYWHTQLEPGLKQARSTETVAQDVAGFVSRIDALVSSFDQTTELRIDRVVMVHRAMALFMGLLLIFTIVWLRARLLNPWKQLLAMARAVTARDFTQRTHISGRNEMAMLGQALNTMSAELSESYAVLEQRVQEKTAGLEQKNEILSFLWQANRRLHMQVPLCERLSPVLNGLQNLTLLHDLELRVYDVEDEDNHQEFTCQSDMSCDDKGCHLCPRGLPPLTSGGTTLKWRLTDSHTQYGILLATLPAGRHLSHDQQQLVDTLVEQLTATLALDRHQEKQQQLIVMEERATIARELHDSIAQSLSCMKMQVSCLQMQDAEMPESNKQLLSQIRNELNTSWIQLRELLTTFRLQLTEPGLRPALEASCHEFSARLGFPVKLDYQLPPRFVPSHQAIHVLQIAREALSNVLKHSGATAVTVTVSQHNNQVKLTVHDNGRGVPENAERTNHYGLIIMRDRAQSLRGDCQVRRRETGGTEVVVTFIPEKPLTTAQGETHD encoded by the coding sequence ATGTTAAAAAGATGTTTATCTCCGCTGACGCTCGTGAATCAGCTAGCCCTTATCGTTTTGCTGTCCACCGCCATCGGCGTGACCGGCATGGCGATCTCCGGCTGGCTGGTACAGGGCGTACAGGGTAATGCGCATGCCATCAACGAGGCAGGCTCGCTACGCATGCAGAGTTATCGCCTGCTGGCGTCGGTTCCCCTGACGCAGGACGATCGGCCCCTGATTGATGAAATGGAGCGCACGGTCTTCAGCCCCGAACTGGAAAACGCCGCCATCCGCGCCGGTCAGCAGTCCCAGCTAAACGCCCTTCAGGGCTACTGGCACACCCAGCTGGAGCCCGGGCTGAAGCAGGCGCGCAGCACCGAAACCGTTGCGCAGGACGTGGCGGGGTTCGTCTCACGCATCGATGCGCTGGTCTCCTCTTTCGACCAAACCACCGAATTACGCATCGACCGGGTGGTGATGGTGCACCGCGCCATGGCGCTGTTTATGGGTCTGCTGCTGATCTTCACCATCGTCTGGCTCCGCGCGCGGCTGCTGAACCCGTGGAAACAGCTGCTGGCAATGGCCCGCGCGGTCACCGCGCGCGATTTTACCCAGCGCACGCACATCAGCGGGCGCAACGAGATGGCCATGCTCGGCCAGGCGCTCAACACCATGTCGGCAGAGCTCTCCGAGAGCTACGCGGTGCTGGAACAGCGCGTTCAGGAAAAAACGGCCGGACTGGAGCAGAAAAACGAGATCCTCTCCTTCCTGTGGCAGGCCAACCGCCGTCTGCACATGCAGGTGCCACTTTGCGAACGCCTCTCTCCGGTGCTGAACGGTCTGCAAAATCTGACCCTGCTTCACGACCTTGAGCTGCGCGTCTACGACGTGGAAGACGAAGATAACCACCAGGAATTTACCTGCCAGTCCGATATGTCCTGCGATGACAAAGGCTGCCATCTTTGCCCTCGCGGCCTGCCGCCGCTGACGTCCGGCGGCACCACGCTGAAGTGGCGCCTGACTGACAGCCACACCCAGTATGGTATTCTGCTGGCAACGCTGCCAGCCGGGCGTCACCTGAGCCACGACCAGCAGCAGCTGGTTGATACGCTGGTCGAACAGCTCACGGCCACGCTGGCGCTCGACAGGCATCAGGAAAAGCAGCAGCAGCTGATCGTCATGGAAGAGCGCGCGACCATCGCCCGCGAGCTTCACGACTCGATCGCTCAGTCGCTCTCCTGTATGAAAATGCAGGTGAGCTGCCTGCAGATGCAGGATGCTGAGATGCCCGAAAGCAACAAGCAGCTGCTCAGCCAGATCCGCAACGAGCTGAACACCTCCTGGATACAGCTTCGCGAGCTGCTGACCACCTTCCGTCTGCAGCTGACCGAGCCTGGCCTGCGCCCGGCGCTGGAGGCCAGCTGTCACGAATTTAGCGCCCGGCTGGGGTTCCCGGTGAAGCTAGACTACCAGCTGCCGCCGCGGTTTGTTCCCTCCCACCAGGCCATACATGTACTGCAGATCGCCCGTGAAGCGCTGAGCAACGTGCTTAAACATTCCGGCGCGACGGCGGTAACGGTCACCGTCAGCCAGCACAACAATCAGGTGAAGCTCACGGTTCACGACAACGGCCGCGGCGTGCCGGAAAATGCCGAACGCACTAACCACTATGGTTTAATTATTATGCGAGACCGCGCCCAAAGCCTGCGCGGTGATTGCCAGGTTCGCCGGAGAGAGACGGGCGGCACGGAAGTTGTCGTCACCTTTATTCCCGAGAAACCGCTTACAACTGCTCAAGGAGAAACCCATGACTAA
- a CDS encoding nitrate reductase: protein MTETRTTCPYCGVGCGVVARVEGEAVSVHGDETHPANLGRLCVKGSALGETTGLQGRLLRPVVDGLEVDWAQALNAAGERLREIIDKWGPQAVAFYASGQLLTEDYYAANKLMKGFIGAANIDTNSRLCMSSAVVGYKRAFGEDVVPCGYEDVENSDLVVLAGSNAAWTHPVLYQRLVQAKHHNPQMMVVVIDPRRTATCDIADLHLALAPGSDAGLFVGLLNVIQGTDEWPVERVAAFCGLSPQDIGTFYDWFMTAPRAITLYTMGINQSTSGSDKCNAIINVHLASGKFNRPGCGPFSLTGQPNAMGGREVGGLANQLAAHMNFEPDDLSRVARFWGTERLAQTPGLMAVELFDAIARGEVKAVWIMGTNPAVSLPDSHAVCQALANCPLVMISEVMKDTDTSRFAHICFPALGWGEKDGTVTNSERRISRQRAFLPAPGEAKPDWWIVAQMAKRLGYGEAFAWQHPQEIFCEHAALTAFENDGARALNLHELAALTREEWDQLEPYQWPTGSFPRRNIVPVNPLSHGATVSALYPLILNSGRIRDQWHTMTRTGYVARLMQHIAEPFVEVGPADAVRFSLCDGQLARISSPRGVMVARVRISDGIREGEAFAPMHWNAGFARQGKVNALVEGRCDPVSGQPESKQTAVRILPWQPAWQGELYAREWPEIPSSAYWWRKASRLTVAGEQPLLPWVMEYASARGWQLQVAQTGERSSVLAWHEGQLMLGFWEGTALPTLAHAVIEAAFQSPPVLLAERHALLNGQSVGKAADPGRIICSCFSVGEDAIREAIVGGCDSVTALGATLRCGTNCGSCVPELKGLFQDNPEMSARTAFQGLSR, encoded by the coding sequence ATGACGGAAACCCGGACAACGTGCCCCTACTGCGGGGTGGGCTGCGGCGTGGTCGCCCGCGTGGAAGGTGAAGCGGTAAGCGTTCATGGGGATGAAACCCATCCTGCGAACCTGGGCCGCCTGTGCGTGAAAGGATCGGCCCTGGGGGAAACGACGGGCTTACAGGGGCGGCTTTTGCGCCCGGTCGTTGACGGCCTTGAGGTGGACTGGGCGCAGGCGCTGAACGCGGCAGGGGAGCGCCTGCGGGAGATTATCGATAAATGGGGGCCGCAGGCGGTGGCGTTTTACGCCTCCGGCCAGCTGTTGACCGAGGATTACTATGCCGCTAACAAGCTGATGAAAGGGTTTATCGGCGCGGCAAACATCGATACCAACTCCCGGCTCTGCATGTCCTCGGCTGTGGTGGGCTACAAGCGCGCCTTTGGCGAAGACGTGGTGCCGTGCGGCTACGAGGATGTGGAAAACAGCGATCTGGTGGTGCTGGCTGGCTCGAACGCGGCCTGGACGCATCCGGTGCTCTACCAGCGGCTGGTGCAGGCGAAGCACCACAACCCGCAGATGATGGTGGTGGTTATCGATCCCCGCAGAACCGCCACCTGTGATATTGCCGATCTGCATCTGGCGCTCGCCCCCGGCAGCGACGCCGGGCTGTTTGTCGGTCTGCTTAATGTGATTCAGGGAACGGATGAGTGGCCCGTTGAGCGCGTGGCGGCGTTTTGCGGCCTCTCGCCGCAGGATATAGGCACCTTTTATGACTGGTTTATGACGGCGCCCCGGGCCATCACGCTCTACACCATGGGGATCAACCAGTCCACCAGCGGCAGCGACAAGTGTAACGCCATCATTAACGTTCATCTTGCCAGCGGGAAGTTCAACCGTCCGGGCTGCGGCCCGTTTTCGCTGACCGGACAGCCAAACGCGATGGGGGGAAGGGAAGTGGGCGGGCTGGCTAACCAGCTGGCGGCGCACATGAACTTTGAGCCGGACGATCTCTCGCGGGTGGCGCGTTTCTGGGGAACGGAACGGCTGGCGCAAACCCCGGGCCTGATGGCGGTGGAGCTGTTTGACGCCATTGCCCGCGGCGAGGTGAAGGCGGTGTGGATCATGGGCACTAACCCCGCCGTGTCGCTTCCGGACAGCCACGCGGTGTGTCAGGCGCTGGCGAACTGCCCGCTGGTGATGATCTCTGAGGTGATGAAGGATACCGATACCAGCCGGTTCGCCCATATCTGTTTTCCGGCGCTGGGCTGGGGGGAGAAGGACGGGACGGTGACAAACTCGGAACGCCGCATTTCGCGCCAGCGCGCGTTTCTGCCCGCGCCGGGCGAGGCGAAGCCGGACTGGTGGATCGTCGCGCAGATGGCGAAACGGCTGGGCTACGGCGAGGCCTTTGCCTGGCAACATCCGCAAGAGATTTTTTGCGAACATGCGGCGCTGACGGCCTTTGAAAATGACGGCGCGCGGGCATTGAATCTTCATGAACTGGCTGCGCTAACCCGTGAAGAGTGGGATCAGCTTGAGCCTTATCAGTGGCCGACGGGGAGTTTTCCGCGCCGAAACATCGTTCCCGTTAACCCTCTGTCGCACGGCGCGACGGTCAGCGCGTTATACCCGCTGATTCTCAACTCGGGGCGCATCCGCGATCAGTGGCATACCATGACCCGAACGGGATACGTGGCGAGGCTTATGCAGCATATCGCCGAACCGTTTGTTGAGGTTGGCCCGGCAGACGCCGTTCGGTTTTCCCTGTGCGACGGCCAGCTGGCGCGCATCAGCTCGCCGCGCGGCGTGATGGTGGCAAGAGTGCGCATCAGCGACGGGATACGGGAAGGCGAGGCGTTTGCCCCGATGCACTGGAACGCCGGGTTTGCCCGCCAGGGAAAGGTGAATGCGCTGGTGGAAGGGCGCTGCGATCCGGTTTCGGGCCAGCCGGAGAGTAAACAAACCGCCGTCAGGATCCTGCCCTGGCAGCCCGCCTGGCAGGGGGAACTCTATGCCCGGGAATGGCCGGAAATCCCCTCTTCGGCTTACTGGTGGCGTAAAGCCTCACGCCTGACGGTGGCGGGCGAACAACCGCTGCTGCCGTGGGTAATGGAATACGCCAGCGCTCGTGGCTGGCAGCTGCAGGTTGCGCAAACCGGCGAACGCAGCAGCGTGCTGGCCTGGCATGAAGGCCAGCTGATGCTGGGCTTCTGGGAGGGCACCGCGTTACCGACGCTGGCGCATGCGGTGATTGAAGCCGCTTTTCAATCCCCACCCGTGCTTCTCGCAGAACGCCACGCCTTGTTGAACGGACAGAGCGTCGGGAAGGCGGCGGATCCGGGACGCATCATCTGCAGCTGTTTCAGCGTCGGGGAGGATGCGATACGGGAGGCGATCGTCGGCGGGTGTGATTCCGTCACCGCGCTGGGGGCGACGCTGCGCTGCGGTACGAACTGTGGCTCCTGCGTGCCGGAGCTGAAAGGGCTGTTTCAGGATAATCCTGAAATGTCCGCCAGAACTGCATTTCAAGGCTTATCGCGTTAA
- a CDS encoding YchO/YchP family invasin, which translates to MAVSSRIRLLLLLSLVTVGAVHGASNSFMHQAQNPFDNNGDSLPDLGMAAPTGEGEKHLAEMAKAFGEASMTDNGLTTGEQARQFAFGQVRDAVSGEVNQQIESWLSPWGNASVNLLVDNDGKFNGSSGSWFIPWNDNNRYLSWSQLGLTQQTDGLVSNAGIGQRWVAGKWLLGYNTFYDNLLDENLQRAGLGAEAWGENLRLSANYYQPFAGWRDRSDVQEQRMARGYDVTAKAWLPWFHHLNTSVSFEQYFGDNVDLFNSGTGYHNPVAVNLGLNYTPVPLVTLTAAHKQGESGESQNNLGLKLNYRFGVPLVKQLSAGEVAATRSLRGSRYDSPERNSLPVMEFRQRKTLSVWLATPPWDLKGGETVMLKLQVRSANGIRQIHWQGDTQALSLTSPAKSNSSDGWSVIMPAWDDREGATNRWHLSAVVEDEKGQRVSSNEIVLTVVQPLVALPDNDPRWKLLPEE; encoded by the coding sequence ATGGCTGTATCGTCCCGCATTCGTTTGCTGTTATTACTCTCCCTTGTTACGGTCGGAGCCGTTCACGGTGCGTCGAATTCCTTTATGCATCAGGCGCAAAATCCCTTTGATAATAATGGGGACAGTTTGCCCGACCTCGGCATGGCGGCGCCAACGGGCGAGGGGGAGAAGCACCTGGCCGAAATGGCGAAAGCGTTTGGTGAAGCCAGCATGACCGACAACGGCCTGACAACGGGCGAGCAGGCGCGGCAGTTTGCGTTTGGCCAGGTGCGCGACGCGGTGAGCGGCGAAGTGAACCAGCAGATTGAGTCCTGGCTTTCGCCCTGGGGGAACGCCAGCGTGAACTTGCTGGTAGATAACGATGGCAAATTTAATGGCAGCAGCGGGAGCTGGTTTATCCCCTGGAACGATAACAACCGTTATCTGAGCTGGAGCCAGCTTGGCCTGACCCAGCAGACGGATGGCCTGGTCAGTAACGCAGGAATCGGTCAGCGCTGGGTCGCCGGGAAATGGCTCCTGGGTTACAACACCTTTTACGATAACCTACTGGATGAAAACCTGCAGCGTGCCGGGCTGGGCGCGGAAGCGTGGGGGGAAAATCTGCGCCTGTCGGCCAACTATTATCAGCCCTTTGCCGGCTGGCGCGATCGCTCCGACGTCCAGGAGCAGCGTATGGCGCGCGGATATGACGTCACCGCTAAAGCCTGGCTGCCGTGGTTCCATCATCTCAATACCAGCGTCAGCTTCGAGCAATACTTTGGCGATAACGTCGACCTCTTCAACAGCGGAACGGGCTATCACAATCCGGTGGCGGTGAATCTGGGGCTTAACTATACCCCCGTTCCGCTGGTCACCCTGACCGCCGCGCATAAGCAGGGCGAAAGCGGCGAGAGCCAGAATAACCTCGGACTGAAGCTCAACTATCGCTTTGGCGTGCCGCTGGTGAAGCAGCTTTCCGCCGGTGAAGTCGCCGCCACGCGCTCCCTGCGCGGAAGCCGCTACGACTCGCCGGAGCGCAATAGCCTGCCGGTGATGGAGTTCCGCCAGCGTAAAACGCTGTCCGTCTGGCTGGCAACGCCGCCGTGGGATCTCAAAGGGGGCGAGACCGTCATGCTGAAGCTGCAGGTTCGCAGCGCGAACGGCATTCGTCAGATCCACTGGCAGGGGGATACGCAGGCGCTGAGCCTGACGTCGCCGGCTAAAAGCAACAGCAGCGACGGCTGGAGCGTGATTATGCCTGCCTGGGATGACCGTGAAGGGGCAACAAACCGCTGGCACCTGTCGGCGGTGGTGGAAGATGAGAAAGGCCAGCGCGTCTCGTCCAATGAGATCGTGCTGACCGTCGTGCAGCCGCTGGTCGCATTACCGGACAACGACCCGCGCTGGAAGCTTCTGCCGGAGGAGTAA
- the narL gene encoding two-component system response regulator NarL, with product MTNQEPASILLIDDHPMLRTGVKQLVSMAPDITVVGEASNGEQGIELAESLDPDLILLDLNMPGMNGLETLDKLREKSLSGRIVVFSVSNHEEDVVTALKRGADGYLLKDMEPEDLLKALQQAAAGEMVLSEALTPVLAASLRANRATSDRDVSQLTPRERDILKLIAQGLPNKMIARRLDITESTVKVHVKHMLKKMKLKSRVEAAVWVHQERIF from the coding sequence ATGACTAATCAGGAACCGGCATCCATCCTGCTGATCGACGACCATCCGATGCTGCGTACTGGCGTGAAACAGCTGGTCAGCATGGCACCCGATATCACCGTGGTTGGCGAAGCCAGCAACGGTGAACAGGGCATTGAGCTTGCCGAATCCCTCGATCCCGACCTGATCCTGCTCGATCTGAATATGCCCGGTATGAACGGTCTGGAAACCCTCGACAAGCTGCGGGAAAAATCGCTTTCCGGGCGCATCGTCGTCTTTAGCGTGTCGAACCATGAAGAGGATGTGGTCACGGCGCTGAAGCGCGGGGCGGATGGTTATCTGCTCAAAGATATGGAGCCGGAAGACTTGCTTAAGGCGCTGCAGCAGGCCGCGGCGGGCGAGATGGTTCTCAGCGAAGCCTTAACGCCAGTGCTGGCCGCCAGCCTGCGCGCCAATCGCGCCACCTCTGACCGCGACGTCAGCCAGTTAACCCCGCGCGAGCGCGATATTCTCAAACTCATTGCCCAGGGGCTGCCTAACAAGATGATCGCCCGCCGCCTGGACATCACCGAAAGCACGGTCAAAGTGCACGTGAAGCATATGCTGAAGAAAATGAAGCTAAAATCCCGCGTTGAAGCCGCGGTGTGGGTGCATCAGGAACGCATTTTTTAA